aaagaaattaactGCACGGATCGTTCTATATTTGATTTTCCCGAGGATTTGTTCACGTACAAAGAACGTCGTCACGGAGCCGTAGTGTTGCATACCTTTCTCGGATTATATTGTTTTCTATTGACAGCATTCGTTTGCCATGATTATCTATTACCAGCTATAGATTGCATATGCGTCAGTATGAACATAAGCACCGATGTTGCTGGAGCGACGTTCCTTGCTATGAGCAGTTCCTTCCCCGAAttattcgttaatataattGGAACGTTCCTAACCGAGTCGGATCTTGGTGTTGGTACTGTTGTCGGTAGCGCCGTATTTGACACGTTTGCAACTCCGGCCTGCGGAGCGTTAACGACTCTTTGCGTAAGTATACgcacatatttaaaaatacacataTAGTTGAGAAGTGTCGTTAGATGATTACAAAAATgaatgataattaaaaataaaatgaccCGCTATATGGATAGCAATctaatattaacatttatcACACGATTTACAGGCGATTGATTGATTACTGCATAtctatatcttatatatatacatacatataatgtgcgtatacatatacgaaaataatttttgacgAATTCACTGGCAAATCAATTATCTCagctatttaattttcttataacgATACAGACTTTTTAGATAAAATATGATAAGCATTCTCTTTAACTATGTATATTTAGATCGATCGTATCGAATACCTATCTCTTTTACTTATCTTCCATTGACCTTGTTAGCGTTACATGATTAGTTTTTTCTTGATTATCTTTTTTGTTTCCTATTCACGTGTATCTCTATCCTTGAAGTTTGAAGAATTGAAAGGAAGTAGTTGTTTCAAAAAACGCAATTTCTAATTcgtcttttattcttttcgacTCAGGCGATACCGTTAGAATGGCGAATATTGTCACGAGACTGTGCAATGTACGTGGTATCTATTGGAGCATTGGTAGCAATAATGTGGGATCGTCGGATTCATTGGTACGAAGCCATGATTTTGTTAATGTTGTTCTGCATTTACCTAATCTTGCTCTTTTGTGGCAAAGGTATTTGGCAGTGTTGCGGTAAAATCGTTCCTTTTAATTCTAAAGCCGCGCCAAAGTGTAAGTAACATTCTCTTTCTCAACTAATTTCCTTTGCTTGTTTGTCTGTTTTGAGAAAATATTGCGAGTCGAGTAAGATAGATATTAAGTAACAATTCGTTGCGATTAAttatagcgtctaacgttGAAGAGAAGTTGCCTCGTAGTGGCTCCTATAAACTGCGCTCTCCAGATGATGTCGTTGCAGTTAATCCTAGTAAAAACGTGGATATTAAAACATTGGAAAGCCAACAGCGTGATCTCAAAAATGTTCTAGAAAATTTTGACAAATCGCTGGAACGTTCTGTTTCtggtatgtatgtacatatgtatctgtgtatatgtattgtatatgAATATTGTGAAGAGGATGAGAAGCATAAGCatattgtatgtatgtatcgtttctgtatatttatttgcagaatatttatttacttggCCAAGGGAACGAACTATGATTGCAAAATGTTGGTTTATGTTTGGTTGGCCATTGAAATTTTTGCTATATGTAACGATACCAGATGTCCGGATCGAACGATTGAAACACTGGTATCCATTGACATTCATTATGTGTGTGATTTGGATCGGAATATCTTCTTATTTAGTTTCTTGGATGACGACGGTTGTCGGTGATACAATAAATATCCCGGATTCCATTATGGGTCTTACATTTTTAGCCGCTGGTGGAAATATGCCGGAGCTTGCGTCCATCGTGATTTTAGCCAGACAAGGTAagcttaatttttttttatttcttttgtatcaAAATTTCTTGTTTATTTTGTTGTTACATTTGTTACATTTTGATGAATCAAATCACTGATCAGCGATATGAAATATTGAATGTTTCATATACATCTAGGGGACGGAAATATGGCGATGAGCAATACGTTGGGGGCAAATATTCTCGACATTTTACTTTGCTTGGGCTTACCGTGGACAATAAGTTGTCTAATGAAAGGAAGAGACGTGGAGATCGTATCAGGAGCTATATCCTACAGCGTACTTACAACAGTTGTTTGCATAGTAGTTCTTTATACAGTTATAGcatgtttcaattttaaattaaacaaaaaggTAGGAATCATATGTCTAGTGTTAtacacaatatttttaatatttgccaTTCTCGtagaattaaacattttcttctttgtaaATTTACCAATGTGTCCTCATATCGATGAAttatattgattaatttcGTATATTCTGCACAGTTCGTATAATTTGTTTGCCCATTCTCTGTCCTATCAAATTATAATCGTTAAATTTGTTTATCATCTTATTCATCTCGTTAATCTGAGCAATCTTGGCAATTTCGACAATCCCGATAATCTCCTTAATCTTGTTGATATAGAAACACAAACAATTTTCTGAAACTGaaagtatcttctatataTTATCCAGTGTTGCTTCTTTCACGACTATCAATGATTTTGTATGTTTCTCAATACTCACTTAGATGATCGAAATTTGTTAATGGTGATGCTTAAAAATCGAAGCTGCGACAGGCAGCTGCgaatatcaataaaaaataaaacaagagaAGGTCTGTACAAACGAATTAGAAATGATTAACAACAATTATATGtggtgataaaaatattttcgagaaTCAACGAGTGACTctgtttttattcttttttttttcaaattacgaTGAGCGCAAAATGGAGAGCAGCAAGCATAATCTGTATAACAGCGTTGCGAATACTACTGCTCCACCTTCAGGCCGTTTTTATGAGCCACAGCTCGCTTACCGTTCAACGGAAGTAGATGACGTTACCATATGTAAGTTATACACagtatatacattatatataatatacataaattcttTAAGTACAAAAGTTCCAAAAAATCAATGGACCTTAAACAAAGAATGTGAATAATAAGGGAAAGATGAGGAGTGGCATAGTAATTATTGAAGTTAATAAGGTGATTGGAATCACTTTAAGTTTATAGAAACACGATACAAGCAACTTAGTTGGCACGAAGAAAGTATCGTTGTACATGCAATTGTTTTCTATAGTGTTCGGATCAGAGTTTTCTCCATTTATGATGTGCATGGAGATACATAGTTGAAGTGAGCCTAGAGCCTCTCGCCGCAGACGATTTTTGAGGCATTGCTGACGAGCGAGAGGGGCAGGAAGGCCGTAGCCTCCTTCTGCGAGCTAGTTATGTTGCGGAAGGAGGCAGCGGAGCGGGTGAGGGAGCGGGATTCCCATCCCGAGAGGATCGGCCGACGAGGGCGCAGCTCCTCCGATGGGGGTTGAAATTAGGTGCTGGACTCTCCAGCACCCGGGGATCACCAAGCAGTCCGGTTGGGGATCCGGACGGCCCCCGGGGATGGGACGCGACGTGACATGGCAGCACACCGCGCCATTTGCGGATAGATTGTTGTGCGCAGGGGGGCCTGGTGTGTCGCCTCAGCGGTTCCCTGGTACCCCTCGATCGCAAGAGGGACAGTCATCGTGGAGGTTTTGGTCGGTTGGAGTCCGACATTGCCACGCCGCTCTTTCCCCTAGAAGCGGCGGGTGTCCGTGCGGATTTcctctacaaaaaaaaaaaaaaaaaaaaaagggggaagaATTTGGAGTGGAGCGCTTAGAAAAGCATaattggaaagaaaagaatgaatTTCATGGGAATAGAAGAAGGTAGAAGTAGAAATAGTGATTGTATAGTGATAGGGAGAGGATGTAAGTGAGGGAGAGGAAGAGAAGGGTAGACATGGGGAAGATAGCTTTAATTTTGCAGGGGATTTTGTTCTGGTTATGAGATCTTGTTTTCCGGATTAGGATGCTTGGTGATGTAATTGGCAGTAAAATCTGTTATTGAGTTTAGATACCTCTGAAGTCTGTCGAGGAATGTTTTGAGAAATGAGGAAGAGATATAGTTGCCATTTCATCGGCAAAAAGAGCAATGGCACATGGTTCTACATACGTATAGTTCATGTATATACCGAGAAGTACTAGGCCGCGAATGGAGCCCTGCGGCACCTCGTCTGGGATTGGATGTTTACTTAAAGCATAACCACGATGGAAGACGTAGAGAGACTGGTTACTGAGATACGATTTAATGAGTGGGAGTTAAATGGATGCTCGGAGATGGAACTCGTAAAGAAGAGCATCGTGTCAAACAGTATCAATGGGTTTGGCGAGGTCTAGAAGAATGAGTTGATTTAATAGTGTTGATGAGCTATGTATTGATTGGTCTCAAGAACTTTCTGGATGGTGGAATGTCTACTGTGGAAACAAAATTGCTACTCCTAAAGTGAATCACATATGCACTTCTCGAAGAGTATACAATATCAAGAGACTCGGACGTTGAAAAGGCGGCGTGGCTTTCTATCAACTTCACTGATGTTAGTGCTAGGAGGGAAATTAACATTAcacattataaattttctgttttctgCACCAGAAGACGGATTAAGGTTTTTTTCTCTCAACTCTTCCATTATTTTCTCGATAAGAATACCGGAGAGTTCTTTTAGCACAAGTGCTTGGAAGTGTTCATCCTTTTTAGGGGGTGCTTTAACTTGTTACAAgatttaatattatcaaattgtAGACGAATTCCTTTTACAAGAAATTTGATAACGAATGTCTTGTCGGAGCCGATAATTCTTTTTCGAACTGGACGATGCTACATGAGAAGTTTGAAATGTGGAGATTGATAGGAGTAACAGTGTTTGGGAACAATGAAGAGCCGCTAGCGACAGTGGTGGAAGACATGGAAGCTCGTGCTAGAAGCAAATGAATTGGCGGGAACCTCTTCGTCCATGGCAGATGTGTAAAAGATGTAAAGCTTCAAATGTACAAAGCACTCGCCTGGTTTTCGTCATTCGTCGGAGAACAATTGAGGGTTCTATAAATTAAACCCTCTCTCTTACTGCGTTGTAGATTAGCAGGCCCCAACGGTTTTGCGGTTACGACATTTAGGATATATGCGAGCATTTTTTGTAGAATTGTCAACGCGGGCGAACAAATAAGATTTTCCTATACGTGTTCTAACATCTTGAGCAAACCGTGACGCTATGGAAAAATCGTAGCGCATTTATATAAAGTACAGATTATATTTCCTTGAAGTTCGCTTACAAATGTGTCAATAATTTCATCTGATTGTAGGATTTATAGGATAGGATTTATGGGAGCAATTTTAGAAGTGCTTGGGACGCAGGCAATGGAAAGGATTTTgaacttattattattgcaattGGGACTACTGGAAGCTAGACTCGAGGCTTGAGATGGGAAAGTGAGGGTGTCGGGGGGGAGGGGTGTCGATTTGATGCACTTTGCAATATCGCCGCCACAGAAGTTCACACAGATGGCTAGCAAAGTCATCGTTCTCTTCGCATCCAGTTCTTTCTCTGCCACCTATTTAACTTCCATCTATATGTATTAGTTGAAGTATATAAGAACTACCCaaagcaaaaaatatataagtcCAGCCCAACGCAACGATCGTCTTATCCAAAGGCAAGCAGATTTGATTAAGAAATGGGTTAATCAtgtttacatattgtttacaTTTGACGCGGTTAATGGGACATCGAAATTGTTCGGTCCCTGTGCTTCTgagttataaaattatatcagcAATAATCAACAGCTTTTGACGTTTGTGGCACTGTTTACTACTATGTAAAGGACTATTCTCTCGCAACCAAATAAATAACAGCTGCTTCTTTTAAGGCGATTAGGctatataaattctattttattatggccattatttttacagaaaacgtaacaaaataaaagttaaaatacgaaaaaataaaaaacagagcaaaacaaaataaaaaacatgaaagaagaaaaaaataaaagaaacgaaacgaaaaagaatttgaagaaaGAACCTGGCTCTAAAAACGCAACTAAATTCTTCGAATGCACTAGGAAAACTATTACCTGCAGGTAACTTGAAGCATTGTTGAGacgaaaaattaaacatatacaAAACATATGCGGTTGGGGGCATTTGATTCACAGCTCCAAAATGGTTGCCAACTACGTGCTTCTATCTATAGCCAGCGACTCCATTCATTGAACGAATCATGGTTagaagttatgtagtatggcgacaaattaataattttttgttccCTAAAGCAAGGTTTAGCTACATCATGGAGAGTTGTCGCCTTCATCGATTCAGAGCATAAAACAGAATTTCACGAACTATTCCTAACTTTTCGAATCTCCAGATTTAGGATATTTTCTGGCTCACTGGTGGGACCTATGGtccaatgaaatataaaatcataagATAATGGACAAAGAACGACGAAGGATGGTTGTTTAATCAGGTGGCAACGAGGTGTTGTCTTCTGCGTAACGGTAAACGGACATAGATCGAATTGTGTGTTTAAATGCAACTGATTATTCAGACGTAGAACACGTTCTGACATGCTTGCCAAACGCCGTCTGTCGCATATCGCATGCGGAAAACGAAACAAGCTGGCATTGCGACACAATATTTAGTATCGGTGTGTAACGCGCAACGTGTCAAATGTACGTAAAACACTCATAAAGTCAAGATCTCACTTCGACGGAGAAAACGCGATGTGCAACATACGGCGTGCAAAACGCCCGTGTAGTCTTAGCGTAAGAGTAATGAAGCGTCTTGAATTAATGACAGTGTAGCGCAGTttaaattgtacaattatgaaatatatatatatgtagaatattgtggaatttattttgtacaatatttttggTAATTGTTTACCTCAATGGATACCAGCCTATGATCTTGATCTTCACATATGTTAAAGAAATGATTCTGAGTAActtttcttaataatttaattggcTGCCTCGTGCAGTTTTCaagatatttacaaaaaactATTAATACTACTTCATTGAATCTTGGTTACACGTATACGTCCATAGCAGCATATGCGTCAGTATATCATGCATGCTATACTGACAGCATGGGTGATAATCAGCTTCTTCACAACGGCTGGATTGATCAgtatgtattttcattttccggGGATAAGGGTTGATGTAGATTTTAATAGCGGCTATTAATGCATGTGATATTTGTGCGTTCAAAAGATTTTTTTTGTATTGCTTGTCCTTCGTTCCGAACAACCTATTCCACTTACTGTttacagtaaaaaaaaaaaaaaaaaaaaaaaaaaaaaaaaaaaaaaaaaaaaaaaaaaaaaaaaaaaaaaaaaaaaaaaaaaaactgtttaCAGTAGAGAGAACCTCAGCATCAGTTGTTTGAAAAAGTTCGCCCGTTATAAAGATTGTTTGCAAGCCACCGTAATGTAGTATAGATAAGATTCGATATAGTAGTAACAATAGCTTTTTGCAAATATGTCGCAAATTGTAGACAACCatcgattaaattattaagaaaaattattcagaaTCATACAACGTGTATGAAAATCAAGATCATCGGCATGGTGtttctaaagataaataattaccatacatttaataataatttatttttgtacgtgaggtatgtaaattaatttcatgacAAAAAATAATTAGGCAATGAATCAAGCAAtggattaatttaattgacaCATCATTGTGTACGCATTGCGATAAAACGCTCAAATGCACATACAACTCATACACGTATATGATACCAACAAATACATGTATAAATGCATATACGTGCGTAAAAAGGTGGATTGTACGAGTAGTAACTTATCCATTTCAGCTTATTAGCCCAGAAATTGGACTTAGTTATATAgattacaatatatatgtcgggttaagGTTATGATTAAGGGTAGGGacgtgtaatgaatcttctCTGGAATTAGCCATCGTTGTTATGCAATCGAGGTAATGTTGATTGGCACAAGTGTGAGTATTAAAAAATCGACAAGTAACCGCGGTGATTAGACACTAGTGACAATggtcttaggttcgataacgaatccgcggtcaacgggataacaaatatactctcttccaaagtctaagtcaAACTCGTAGTTAAAAGCGTGAAGTATCCACTGATCGTAAAGACGTTGTTTTTCTTGCTGACGAGATCGTATCCGTCGCGGtgatgctgcagaggaaaattATGATAGGGTGTGtctaagggcacgagatcatcggattcgtcgaggaaagcctccgctcggaaagtgagggaaatgaacgttgctgttaattggttaatttctatgttggtggttagaaaaaGATGTtagccgcccttgagagaaagttgctaacgggaagcgtcgtacgtgaggaaagcagatcttcCGTACCTTCCCGTAGTAGGTGACAGATTTACGGACTGTTaggataaagact
The nucleotide sequence above comes from Bombus fervidus isolate BK054 chromosome 6, iyBomFerv1, whole genome shotgun sequence. Encoded proteins:
- the LOC139988323 gene encoding sodium/potassium/calcium exchanger 5 isoform X1, which translates into the protein MYAQVIGALKYSKRHARINSRLRFSENFTQLYCLLFPFKIYLLPGERERNVSLVETFSIYLPNGIAEARDINQPLLSIKNKVVAKQATRSDGQESFVSFRIEEKEEEKEINCTDRSIFDFPEDLFTYKERRHGAVVLHTFLGLYCFLLTAFVCHDYLLPAIDCICVSMNISTDVAGATFLAMSSSFPELFVNIIGTFLTESDLGVGTVVGSAVFDTFATPACGALTTLCAIPLEWRILSRDCAMYVVSIGALVAIMWDRRIHWYEAMILLMLFCIYLILLFCGKGIWQCCGKIVPFNSKAAPKSSNVEEKLPRSGSYKLRSPDDVVAVNPSKNVDIKTLESQQRDLKNVLENFDKSLERSVSEYLFTWPRERTMIAKCWFMFGWPLKFLLYVTIPDVRIERLKHWYPLTFIMCVIWIGISSYLVSWMTTVVGDTINIPDSIMGLTFLAAGGNMPELASIVILARQGDGNMAMSNTLGANILDILLCLGLPWTISCLMKGRDVEIVSGAISYSVLTTVVCIVVLYTVIACFNFKLNKKVGIICLVLYTIFLIFAILVELNIFFFVNLPMCPHIDELY
- the LOC139988323 gene encoding sodium/potassium/calcium exchanger 4 isoform X2, which translates into the protein MKDEMNIWLLKSYACITVLSIWSPVSYALLGNETFSIYLPNGIAEARDINQPLLSIKNKVVAKQATRSDGQESFVSFRIEEKEEEKEINCTDRSIFDFPEDLFTYKERRHGAVVLHTFLGLYCFLLTAFVCHDYLLPAIDCICVSMNISTDVAGATFLAMSSSFPELFVNIIGTFLTESDLGVGTVVGSAVFDTFATPACGALTTLCAIPLEWRILSRDCAMYVVSIGALVAIMWDRRIHWYEAMILLMLFCIYLILLFCGKGIWQCCGKIVPFNSKAAPKSSNVEEKLPRSGSYKLRSPDDVVAVNPSKNVDIKTLESQQRDLKNVLENFDKSLERSVSEYLFTWPRERTMIAKCWFMFGWPLKFLLYVTIPDVRIERLKHWYPLTFIMCVIWIGISSYLVSWMTTVVGDTINIPDSIMGLTFLAAGGNMPELASIVILARQGDGNMAMSNTLGANILDILLCLGLPWTISCLMKGRDVEIVSGAISYSVLTTVVCIVVLYTVIACFNFKLNKKVGIICLVLYTIFLIFAILVELNIFFFVNLPMCPHIDELY